The Pseudolabrys sp. FHR47 genome contains a region encoding:
- a CDS encoding S1C family serine protease, with translation MASLMEFKVPPGEQPRPEDYGFDLDRALSSVVGLHSIIPHDAFTADTLGVERAGNGVLIGDGLVLTVGYLITEAETIWLHLSDGRVMEGHALGADQETGFGLVQALGRPNLPILELGSSRDVDLGDRVVIGAAGGRTQSLAARVAARQEFAGYWEYLIDDAIFTFPAHPHWGGTGLISSRGDLVGIGSLQIERATGGESGGAGEHLNMMIPIDLLKPVLNDLSRFGRVDRPVRPWLGIFTTEIEETLVIVGVADKGPAARAEIRTGDMIVAVAGQKVSTLGELYRGIWALGTAGVEVPLTLHRDGVTFDVRVNSSDRNKFLKGPKVH, from the coding sequence ATGGCTTCGCTGATGGAATTCAAGGTGCCGCCCGGCGAGCAGCCGCGTCCGGAGGACTACGGCTTCGATCTCGACCGCGCGCTGTCGTCGGTGGTCGGCCTGCACTCGATCATCCCGCACGACGCCTTCACGGCGGACACGCTCGGCGTCGAGCGCGCCGGCAACGGTGTGCTCATCGGCGACGGCCTGGTGCTGACCGTGGGTTATCTCATCACCGAAGCCGAGACGATCTGGCTGCATCTGTCGGATGGCCGCGTCATGGAAGGCCACGCGCTGGGCGCCGATCAGGAGACCGGCTTCGGTCTGGTGCAGGCGCTCGGCCGGCCCAATCTGCCGATACTCGAACTCGGCTCGTCGCGCGATGTCGATCTCGGCGACCGCGTCGTCATCGGCGCCGCCGGCGGACGCACGCAGTCGCTCGCGGCGCGCGTCGCGGCCCGGCAGGAATTCGCCGGTTACTGGGAATATCTGATCGACGACGCGATCTTTACATTTCCGGCGCACCCGCATTGGGGCGGCACCGGGCTGATCTCATCGCGCGGCGATCTCGTCGGCATCGGCTCGCTGCAGATCGAGCGCGCCACCGGCGGCGAGAGCGGCGGCGCCGGCGAGCATCTCAACATGATGATCCCGATCGACCTCTTGAAGCCGGTGCTGAATGATCTGTCGCGGTTCGGCCGCGTCGATCGTCCGGTGCGGCCATGGCTCGGCATCTTCACCACCGAGATCGAGGAGACGTTGGTGATCGTCGGCGTTGCCGACAAGGGCCCGGCGGCGCGCGCCGAGATCAGGACCGGCGACATGATCGTGGCGGTGGCCGGACAGAAGGTTTCGACCCTGGGCGAGCTTTATCGCGGCATCTGGGCGCTCGGCACCGCCGGCGTCGAGGTGCCGCTGACCTTGCATCGCGACGGCGTCACCTTCGACGTGCGGGTGAATTCCTCCGACCGCAACAAATTCCTCAAGGGCCCGAAGGTGCATTGA
- a CDS encoding DUF427 domain-containing protein — protein sequence MKQPGPDHPIAISRNGRRVRVTFAGRTIADTTRALTLTEARYPAVYYIPQEDADMALLTRTAHASHCPYKGDASYFSISVDGRTAANAVWSYEAPFPAVAAIKDHLAFYPDRVDEIEVA from the coding sequence ATGAAACAGCCCGGACCCGACCATCCCATCGCGATTTCGCGGAACGGACGGCGCGTCCGCGTAACTTTCGCCGGCCGGACGATCGCCGACACGACACGGGCCCTGACGCTGACGGAAGCGCGTTATCCTGCCGTTTACTATATTCCGCAGGAGGACGCCGACATGGCGCTGCTCACGCGCACCGCGCATGCGAGCCATTGCCCGTACAAAGGCGACGCCAGCTACTTCTCTATCTCGGTGGATGGCCGCACCGCCGCGAACGCAGTGTGGAGCTACGAGGCGCCCTTCCCGGCCGTGGCCGCGATCAAGGACCATCTCGCCTTCTATCCGGACCGGGTGGATGAGATCGAAGTTGCGTGA
- a CDS encoding NADP-dependent malic enzyme, whose product MAKRPRPTFTEQEALQFHSGGRPGKLEIVATKPMATQRDLSLAYSPGVAVPVLAIADDPLKAYELTTKGNFVAVITNGTAILGLGNRGALAAKPVMEGKAVLFKRFADIDSIDLEVSTEDPDAFINCVKYLGAGWGGINLEDIKAPECFIIEQKLREVMDIPVFHDDQHGTAIISAAGLINALHLTGRDIKSTKLVCNGAGAAGIACLELFKAFGFAAENLILCDTKGVIYQGRTEGMNQWKSAYAVKTDKRTLEEAMVGADVFVGLSAKGAVTKEMVKSMAAKPIIFALANPDPEITAEEVAEVRDDAIMATGRSDYPNQVNNILGFPFIFRGALDVRASTINMEMKIAAAHALADLAREDVPDEVAALYGTRPKFGPDYIIPVPFDPRLIWTVPPAVAKAAMETGVARKPIPDMEAYKHQLSARRDPIAGTLQQVYTKLRRSPKRVVFAEGEEEQVIRAAASFVTQGLGTALLVGREDRVKATAADAGIELGEGIEVINAALSKRNGVYLNYLYERLQRQGYLLRDVQRLVNTDRNHFAALMVANGDADAMVAGVTRNFSVALEDVRRVIDAKPGHRVIGISLVVARGRTLLVADTAITELPTGEELAEIAIEAAGVAKRFGYVPRVGMLAFSTFGHPAGERSEKVIEAVKILDQRRVDFEYEGDMAADVALNPDLAAAYPFNRLSGPANVLVMPAFHSASISTKMLQELGGATVIGPILVGLDRPVQLVQLGANDTQIVNMAALAAFNVSG is encoded by the coding sequence ATGGCCAAACGTCCGCGTCCGACCTTCACCGAGCAAGAAGCCCTGCAGTTCCACAGCGGCGGCCGCCCGGGCAAACTGGAGATTGTCGCCACCAAGCCGATGGCCACCCAACGCGACCTGTCGCTGGCCTATTCTCCGGGCGTCGCGGTACCGGTGCTGGCCATCGCCGACGATCCGCTGAAGGCCTACGAACTCACCACCAAGGGCAATTTCGTCGCCGTCATCACCAATGGCACCGCCATTCTCGGCCTCGGCAACCGCGGTGCGCTGGCGGCAAAGCCGGTGATGGAAGGCAAGGCGGTGCTGTTCAAGCGCTTCGCCGATATCGACTCCATCGATCTGGAAGTCTCGACCGAGGATCCGGACGCTTTCATCAACTGCGTCAAATATCTCGGCGCCGGCTGGGGCGGCATCAATCTCGAGGATATCAAGGCGCCCGAGTGCTTCATCATCGAGCAGAAGCTGCGCGAGGTGATGGACATCCCGGTGTTCCATGACGACCAGCACGGCACCGCCATCATCTCCGCCGCCGGCCTGATCAACGCGCTGCATCTGACCGGGCGCGACATCAAATCCACCAAGCTGGTGTGCAACGGTGCCGGCGCCGCCGGTATTGCCTGCCTCGAATTGTTCAAGGCATTCGGCTTCGCCGCCGAGAACCTGATCCTCTGCGACACCAAGGGCGTCATCTACCAGGGCCGCACCGAGGGCATGAACCAGTGGAAGTCGGCTTACGCCGTGAAGACCGACAAGCGCACGCTGGAAGAGGCGATGGTGGGGGCCGACGTGTTCGTCGGGCTTTCGGCCAAGGGCGCGGTGACCAAGGAGATGGTCAAGTCGATGGCGGCCAAGCCCATCATCTTTGCCTTGGCCAATCCCGACCCGGAAATCACGGCGGAGGAAGTGGCGGAGGTGCGCGACGACGCCATCATGGCCACCGGCCGCTCCGACTATCCCAACCAGGTCAATAATATTCTCGGCTTCCCCTTCATCTTCCGCGGCGCGCTCGATGTGCGCGCCTCGACCATCAACATGGAGATGAAGATCGCCGCCGCCCATGCGCTCGCCGACCTGGCGCGCGAGGACGTACCCGATGAAGTGGCCGCCCTCTATGGCACGCGGCCGAAATTCGGCCCGGACTACATCATTCCGGTGCCGTTTGATCCGCGTCTCATTTGGACGGTGCCGCCGGCCGTTGCCAAGGCGGCGATGGAGACCGGCGTCGCGCGCAAGCCAATTCCGGACATGGAAGCCTACAAACACCAACTCAGCGCCCGCCGCGACCCGATCGCCGGCACGCTGCAGCAGGTCTATACCAAGCTGCGCCGCTCGCCGAAGCGCGTCGTCTTCGCCGAAGGCGAGGAGGAGCAGGTGATCCGCGCGGCGGCGTCCTTCGTGACCCAAGGGCTCGGGACCGCGCTGCTGGTCGGCCGCGAGGATCGCGTCAAGGCGACCGCCGCCGATGCCGGCATCGAGCTGGGCGAAGGCATCGAGGTCATCAATGCCGCGCTGTCAAAGCGCAATGGCGTCTATCTCAACTATCTCTATGAGCGCCTGCAGCGGCAGGGCTATCTGCTGCGCGACGTCCAGCGGCTGGTGAATACCGACCGCAACCATTTCGCCGCGCTGATGGTGGCGAACGGCGACGCCGACGCCATGGTAGCCGGCGTGACACGCAATTTCTCGGTCGCGCTCGAGGACGTGCGCCGGGTCATCGACGCCAAGCCCGGCCATCGCGTCATCGGCATTTCGCTGGTGGTGGCACGCGGCCGTACCTTGCTGGTGGCCGATACCGCGATCACCGAGCTGCCGACTGGCGAAGAACTCGCCGAGATCGCCATCGAGGCCGCCGGCGTCGCAAAGCGCTTCGGCTATGTGCCGCGCGTCGGCATGCTGGCCTTCTCCACCTTCGGCCATCCGGCCGGCGAGCGCTCGGAGAAGGTGATCGAGGCCGTGAAAATCCTCGATCAGCGCCGCGTCGACTTCGAGTACGAAGGCGACATGGCGGCCGACGTTGCGCTCAACCCGGATCTGGCCGCGGCCTACCCGTTCAACCGCCTGTCCGGCCCGGCCAATGTGCTGGTGATGCCCGCGTTCCACTCGGCGTCGATCTCGACCAAGATGCTCCAGGAACTCGGCGGCGCCACCGTCATCGGCCCGATACTGGTCGGCCTCGACCGCCCGGTGCAATTGGTGCAACTCGGCGCCAACGACACCCAGATCGTCAACATGGCGGCGCTCGCGGCCTTCAATGTGAGCGGCTGA
- a CDS encoding response regulator, producing the protein MPKSPLESMIQGLNILVVDGNAYMRKVTRMMLMNLGAKSVMEAADGLAALEQIRNSDPDVMLLDWDMPLLNGMEVVRIVRSPGVFPRPNLPIIMLTSRAHRSSVVQALHAGINEFLVKPTSAKALHDRLSSIVINPRPMVQLGDAYVPQPRKMSTDLELDPADVRR; encoded by the coding sequence ATGCCGAAAAGTCCGCTCGAATCGATGATTCAAGGGCTGAACATCCTTGTGGTGGACGGCAACGCCTACATGCGCAAGGTCACGCGCATGATGTTGATGAATCTCGGCGCCAAGTCGGTGATGGAAGCCGCCGACGGCCTCGCCGCCCTCGAGCAGATCCGCAATTCCGATCCCGATGTCATGCTGCTCGACTGGGACATGCCGCTTCTCAACGGCATGGAGGTCGTGCGCATCGTTCGTTCGCCCGGCGTGTTTCCGCGGCCGAACCTGCCGATCATCATGCTGACCTCGCGCGCCCACCGCTCGTCGGTGGTCCAGGCACTGCATGCCGGCATCAACGAATTCCTGGTCAAGCCGACCTCGGCCAAGGCGCTGCACGATCGCCTGAGTTCGATCGTGATCAATCCGCGCCCGATGGTGCAGCTTGGCGATGCCTATGTGCCGCAGCCGCGCAAGATGTCGACCGACCTCGAACTCGATCCCGCCGACGTCCGCCGCTAA
- the msrA gene encoding peptide-methionine (S)-S-oxide reductase MsrA: MFGFKKVSMPSKDEALPGRSSAIPTADEHFVNHHALKGPYPKGSEKALFGLGCFWGAERKFWQLGAGIHVTAVGYAGGLTPNPTYEEVCSGRTGHNEVVLVVYDPNKVSYETLLKTFWESHDPTQGMRQGNDIGTQYRSGIYTFSPEQKAAAEASKAMYQKELKARRYGAITTEIVDAPPFYFAEDYHQQYLAKNPYGYCGLGGTGVSCPIGTGVKAAATA; this comes from the coding sequence ATGTTTGGATTCAAGAAAGTCTCGATGCCCTCGAAAGATGAGGCACTGCCCGGGCGCTCAAGTGCGATCCCGACGGCCGATGAGCATTTCGTTAATCACCATGCACTCAAGGGCCCTTATCCGAAGGGCAGCGAAAAGGCGCTGTTCGGCCTCGGCTGCTTCTGGGGCGCCGAGCGCAAATTCTGGCAGCTGGGCGCCGGCATTCACGTCACCGCGGTCGGCTATGCCGGCGGTCTGACGCCGAACCCGACCTATGAGGAAGTGTGCTCAGGCCGCACCGGGCACAACGAGGTGGTGCTCGTGGTCTACGACCCGAACAAGGTGTCCTACGAGACTCTCCTCAAGACGTTCTGGGAGAGCCATGACCCGACCCAGGGCATGCGTCAGGGCAATGACATCGGCACGCAATATCGCTCCGGCATCTATACCTTCTCGCCCGAGCAGAAGGCGGCCGCCGAAGCCTCGAAGGCGATGTACCAGAAGGAGCTGAAAGCCCGGCGCTACGGGGCGATCACTACCGAGATCGTGGACGCTCCGCCGTTCTATTTCGCCGAGGATTATCACCAGCAGTATCTGGCCAAGAACCCCTATGGCTACTGCGGGCTGGGCGGCACCGGCGTGTCCTGCCCGATCGGCACCGGGGTGAAGGCCGCGGCGACGGCGTAA
- the rpsT gene encoding 30S ribosomal protein S20 produces the protein MANTKSARKATRKIARRTAINKSRRTVLRNSVRKVEEAITAGDRTAAVEAFKTAEPAIMRAAQRGTVHKNTASRKVSRLSHAIAKLGK, from the coding sequence ATGGCCAACACCAAGTCCGCCCGCAAGGCGACCCGCAAGATCGCGCGCCGCACCGCGATCAACAAGTCGCGCCGCACCGTGCTGCGCAATTCGGTGCGCAAGGTTGAAGAAGCGATCACCGCCGGCGACCGCACCGCGGCCGTCGAGGCGTTCAAGACTGCGGAGCCCGCGATCATGCGTGCGGCGCAGCGCGGTACCGTTCACAAGAACACCGCCAGCCGCAAGGTCTCGCGCCTCTCGCACGCGATCGCCAAGCTCGGCAAGTAA
- a CDS encoding fumarylacetoacetate hydrolase family protein codes for MASHSMRLPGSGTFLGRAHAPGTAHPLVVTVRDGAVIDITSVHAPTVRDICEMDDPAAYVRGVNGKTIATLDAITAGSLTHAASAIRLLSPVDLHAVKAAGVTFVVSLLERVIEEQARGSADKAEAIRADIHGLIGEDLSKLRPGSPEAMAIKAKLIARGVWSQYLEVGIGPDAEIFTKCQPMSSVGFGADIGLLEASTWNNPEPEIAVIAASSGRIVGATLGNDVNLRDMEGRSALLLGKTKDNNASAALGPFIRLFDDTFSIADVKKARVNLTVEGTDGFFLEGSSSMAEISRSPEELVAAAMGPHHQYPDGMALYLGTMFVPSKDRGEVGRGFTHKIGDTVTIASDKLGALVNRVKYSPDCPHWTYGTRSLMRDLAAAKLI; via the coding sequence ATGGCCAGCCATTCCATGCGTCTGCCGGGCAGCGGCACCTTTCTCGGCCGCGCTCATGCACCGGGGACCGCGCATCCGCTGGTCGTGACCGTCCGCGACGGCGCGGTCATTGATATCACCTCGGTCCATGCGCCGACGGTCCGCGACATCTGCGAGATGGACGATCCCGCCGCCTATGTGCGCGGCGTCAACGGCAAAACCATCGCAACGCTCGATGCGATTACGGCGGGAAGCCTCACCCATGCCGCCAGTGCCATTCGCCTCTTGTCCCCGGTCGATCTCCACGCTGTGAAGGCGGCTGGCGTCACCTTCGTCGTCAGCCTGCTCGAGCGCGTCATCGAGGAGCAGGCGCGCGGCTCCGCCGACAAGGCCGAGGCGATCCGCGCCGACATTCACGGCCTGATCGGCGAGGATCTGTCGAAGCTCAGGCCGGGCTCGCCGGAAGCGATGGCGATCAAGGCCAAGCTGATCGCGCGCGGCGTCTGGTCGCAATATCTCGAAGTCGGCATTGGCCCGGACGCCGAGATTTTCACCAAATGCCAGCCCATGTCGTCGGTCGGTTTCGGCGCCGATATCGGGCTGCTCGAGGCTTCGACCTGGAACAATCCCGAGCCGGAAATCGCGGTCATCGCCGCCAGCTCCGGCCGCATCGTCGGTGCCACGCTCGGCAACGACGTCAATCTGCGCGACATGGAAGGCCGCTCGGCGCTGCTGCTCGGCAAGACCAAGGACAACAACGCCTCCGCCGCGCTCGGTCCGTTCATCCGCCTGTTCGACGACACCTTTTCCATCGCCGATGTGAAAAAGGCGCGGGTCAACCTGACCGTCGAAGGCACCGACGGTTTTTTCCTCGAAGGTTCGAGCTCGATGGCCGAGATCAGCCGCTCGCCGGAGGAACTGGTCGCGGCGGCGATGGGGCCGCATCATCAATACCCCGATGGCATGGCGCTTTATCTCGGCACCATGTTCGTGCCGTCGAAGGATCGCGGCGAGGTGGGCCGCGGCTTCACCCACAAGATCGGCGACACGGTCACGATTGCGTCGGACAAGCTCGGCGCGCTGGTCAACCGCGTGAAATACTCGCCGGATTGCCCGCACTGGACCTATGGCACGCGGTCGCTGATGCGGGACCTGGCGGCGGCGAAGCTGATTTAA
- a CDS encoding dihydrodipicolinate synthase family protein, whose translation MTASLSGVIAAIATPLDENLSPDIPRAMKLARWLLDNGCDGLNVLGSTGEATSFSVEERKAVMSAYKTNGLPMDRLMVGTGAASIADAIALTRHAAELGFAGALVLPPFYYKGVPDDGLVAYIGALVEATASQKLPIYLYHYPQLSGVPWHVELIKRLRQNFPGRIVGLKDSSGDMAYARSVAAIAKDFATFPSTEACLLDARKGEFAGCISATANVNADLCQRAWKDGDAAAHDNAVAIRKLFEGRPLVPGVKTLLGHIHADTTLARVRPPFAAVSAADRTAITAGYDAIRAQNAA comes from the coding sequence ATGACTGCTTCCCTGTCCGGCGTCATCGCCGCGATCGCCACCCCGCTCGACGAGAATTTGTCGCCGGATATACCGCGCGCCATGAAGCTGGCGCGCTGGCTGCTCGACAATGGCTGCGACGGCCTCAACGTGCTCGGCTCGACCGGCGAGGCGACCTCGTTCTCGGTCGAGGAGCGCAAGGCGGTGATGAGTGCCTACAAGACCAACGGATTGCCGATGGACCGCCTGATGGTAGGCACCGGGGCCGCATCGATCGCCGACGCCATCGCGCTGACGCGCCACGCCGCCGAACTCGGCTTCGCCGGCGCGCTGGTGCTGCCGCCGTTCTACTACAAGGGCGTGCCGGATGACGGCCTGGTCGCCTATATCGGCGCGCTCGTCGAGGCGACCGCCAGCCAGAAGCTGCCGATCTATCTCTATCATTACCCGCAGCTTTCCGGCGTGCCGTGGCATGTCGAGCTGATCAAGCGCCTACGCCAGAACTTCCCCGGACGCATCGTCGGCCTCAAGGACTCGTCGGGCGACATGGCCTATGCGCGCTCGGTGGCGGCGATCGCCAAGGACTTTGCCACCTTCCCGTCGACCGAGGCCTGCCTGCTCGACGCCCGCAAGGGCGAATTCGCCGGCTGCATCTCGGCGACCGCCAATGTGAATGCCGACCTTTGCCAGCGCGCCTGGAAGGATGGCGATGCCGCCGCGCATGACAATGCGGTCGCGATCCGCAAACTGTTCGAGGGCCGGCCACTGGTGCCCGGGGTCAAAACACTGCTCGGCCACATCCATGCCGATACGACCCTCGCCCGTGTCCGCCCTCCCTTTGCCGCCGTGTCGGCCGCCGACCGGACCGCCATTACCGCCGGTTACGACGCCATCCGGGCCCAAAACGCCGCCTAA
- a CDS encoding LLM class flavin-dependent oxidoreductase — MTALSVLDLSPVSSGSTGAQALRNSIDLAQLADKLGYVRYWVAEHHNMPMIASSAPDIMIGQIAAATQRIRVGSGGVMLPNHAPLTVAERFKVLEALFPDRIDLGLGRAPGTDQVTSYMLRRRQNVSEEDDFLDRFSELMALETRQFPEGHPFSKVQAMPADVKLPPIFLLGSSDYSAQLAGQIGAAFAFAHHFATFPAEEAMRIYRDSFKPSVSHDKPYAILGTHVVCADTDAEADRLASTIDLNFTRRNKGEFLPLASPEEALAYQYSPAERARVAQNRTKLSIGAPAAVKAKLDELIAATQADEVMVTTMIHDHQARRHSYELLAPLYV, encoded by the coding sequence ATGACCGCCCTCTCCGTTCTCGATCTGTCGCCGGTGTCGTCCGGATCGACCGGCGCCCAAGCCCTGCGCAATTCCATCGATCTGGCGCAGCTCGCCGACAAACTCGGCTATGTCCGCTACTGGGTGGCCGAGCATCACAACATGCCGATGATCGCCTCGTCGGCGCCGGACATCATGATCGGACAGATCGCCGCAGCCACGCAGCGCATCCGCGTCGGTTCCGGCGGCGTCATGTTGCCCAACCATGCGCCGCTGACGGTGGCGGAACGTTTCAAGGTGCTGGAGGCATTGTTCCCCGATCGCATCGACCTCGGGCTTGGCCGCGCGCCGGGAACCGATCAGGTGACCTCATACATGCTCCGCCGCCGCCAGAATGTCAGCGAGGAGGATGATTTTCTCGACCGCTTCTCCGAGCTGATGGCGCTGGAGACCCGGCAGTTTCCGGAAGGTCACCCTTTCAGCAAGGTGCAGGCCATGCCGGCCGATGTGAAGCTGCCGCCGATTTTCCTGCTCGGTTCGTCCGACTACAGCGCACAGCTCGCCGGCCAGATCGGCGCGGCCTTTGCCTTCGCCCATCACTTCGCGACGTTTCCCGCCGAAGAGGCAATGCGTATCTATCGCGACAGCTTCAAGCCGTCGGTGTCGCACGACAAGCCTTACGCCATCCTCGGCACGCATGTGGTCTGCGCCGACACCGACGCGGAGGCCGATCGGCTCGCTTCGACGATCGACCTCAATTTCACCCGCCGCAACAAGGGCGAATTCCTGCCTTTGGCGTCGCCCGAAGAAGCTTTGGCCTATCAGTATTCACCGGCGGAACGCGCGCGCGTCGCGCAGAATCGCACCAAGCTGTCGATCGGCGCACCGGCGGCGGTGAAGGCGAAGCTCGATGAGTTGATCGCGGCGACGCAGGCCGACGAGGTGATGGTCACGACCATGATCCATGACCATCAGGCGCGCCGGCATTCGTATGAGCTTCTCGCGCCGCTGTATGTCTGA
- a CDS encoding polysaccharide biosynthesis/export family protein yields the protein MRNAKILLVLMAALAAAGCARKTAQVQYIIDPQTGQPVPVVTQQQQYAQAQAYPAPAPQAYPQTYAAPATSSSRSLYSSSAAYAQQAYAQAQYVSPQPTPQPRTASGRGLFSSGRQTQTYVQPQPALRQPYVAQYTPPPAAMAQAPAPQAVAPRGGPYIPAPAAAPMPNYGYAAVSPAAPAYTLDSGDKLRVVVFGQDGITNSYTVDAGGNVNLPLIGAVPARGTSTQALAKAIADRLRRGYVREPHVTVEVETYRPFFILGEVTTPGQYPYVANMTVETAVAIAGGFGPRASKKTVELTRNAPGQQMRGNVPLNYPLLPGDTIVIKERWF from the coding sequence ATGCGGAATGCCAAGATTTTGCTCGTGCTGATGGCCGCCCTCGCGGCTGCCGGCTGCGCGCGCAAAACAGCGCAGGTCCAGTACATCATCGACCCGCAGACCGGTCAGCCCGTGCCGGTCGTGACGCAGCAGCAGCAATACGCGCAAGCACAGGCCTATCCGGCCCCCGCCCCGCAAGCTTATCCGCAGACATACGCCGCGCCGGCGACCTCCTCGTCGCGTTCGCTCTATTCAAGCTCGGCGGCTTATGCCCAGCAGGCTTACGCGCAGGCGCAATATGTGTCGCCGCAACCGACGCCGCAGCCCAGGACCGCGAGTGGCCGCGGCCTGTTCTCGTCGGGCCGACAGACACAGACTTACGTCCAGCCGCAGCCGGCACTTCGGCAGCCGTACGTCGCGCAATACACGCCGCCTCCGGCCGCGATGGCGCAAGCACCCGCGCCGCAGGCCGTCGCGCCACGTGGCGGACCTTACATCCCGGCCCCGGCCGCCGCGCCGATGCCGAACTATGGCTATGCCGCGGTGTCGCCGGCGGCGCCCGCATACACGCTCGACTCCGGCGACAAGTTGCGCGTCGTGGTGTTCGGGCAGGACGGCATCACCAACAGCTACACCGTCGATGCCGGCGGCAACGTCAACCTGCCGCTCATCGGCGCGGTCCCGGCGCGCGGCACCTCGACGCAAGCGCTCGCCAAGGCCATCGCCGACCGCTTGCGCCGGGGCTATGTGCGCGAGCCCCATGTCACTGTCGAGGTCGAAACCTATCGGCCATTCTTCATTCTCGGCGAGGTTACGACGCCGGGCCAGTATCCCTATGTCGCCAACATGACGGTCGAGACCGCGGTGGCGATTGCCGGCGGCTTCGGCCCGCGTGCCTCGAAGAAAACCGTCGAACTGACGCGCAATGCGCCGGGCCAGCAGATGCGCGGCAATGTCCCGCTGAATTATCCGCTGCTGCCGGGCGACACCATCGTCATCAAGGAGCGGTGGTTTTAG
- a CDS encoding dienelactone hydrolase family protein: MGTKLTLTASDKHTLGAYRADPKGAPKGGMVVIQEIFGVNKNIRHICDTLAGHGYAAIAPAMFDRFERDFDSGYSADEIAHARSFLGSLNWDHMMLDVAAAKAELKDVGPIGIIGFCMGGSVAFLAGCRIPGLAAAVSFYGGAIGKFADEKPKCPVQMHFGEKDESIPMSVVEDIKKKQPQAETYVYPGAPHAFSNDDRPSFRQDAADLAWKRTYEFLAKNMK, encoded by the coding sequence TTGGGCACCAAGCTCACGCTCACCGCCAGCGACAAGCACACTTTGGGCGCCTATCGCGCCGACCCAAAGGGCGCGCCGAAAGGCGGCATGGTCGTCATTCAGGAGATCTTCGGCGTCAACAAGAACATCCGCCACATCTGCGATACGCTGGCTGGACACGGTTACGCCGCCATTGCGCCGGCGATGTTCGACCGCTTCGAACGCGACTTCGACAGCGGCTATTCGGCCGACGAGATCGCGCATGCGCGCAGCTTTCTCGGCAGTCTCAATTGGGATCACATGATGCTCGACGTGGCCGCCGCCAAGGCCGAGCTGAAAGACGTCGGCCCGATCGGTATCATCGGCTTCTGCATGGGCGGCTCGGTCGCGTTCCTCGCTGGCTGCCGCATCCCCGGTCTTGCCGCGGCGGTGTCCTTCTATGGCGGCGCCATCGGCAAGTTCGCCGATGAGAAACCTAAATGTCCGGTGCAGATGCATTTCGGCGAGAAGGACGAGAGCATTCCAATGTCCGTCGTCGAGGACATCAAGAAGAAGCAGCCGCAGGCGGAGACCTACGTCTATCCGGGCGCCCCGCACGCTTTCTCCAACGATGATCGCCCGAGCTTCCGCCAGGACGCCGCTGACCTGGCGTGGAAACGGACCTACGAGTTTCTGGCGAAGAATATGAAATAG